In Pseudomonas flavescens, the sequence GTGCCACAACAAGGTCGAGCTCGAAGAGCTGTTCAAGGGCGTGGAACTGCCGCTGCACTGATCGCTGTGGCAAACGAAAATGGCGCCCGTGGGCGCCATTTTCTTGCGTGCCGAGATCAGTGGCTCAGGTGCAGGCCGCACTCACGGTTGTCTTCGCCCTTGGTGGGGTCGAAGTAGTCGAAGTTGTTCGGCAGACCGTGGGCGGTAAGGTACTGATACAGGTCCTTGGACGACCAGTGCAGCAGCGGCGCGACCTTGATCAGGCCATCCGGGTTGATGCTGACCGGCTGCATCTGTGCGCGCACGGCCGTGTCGGTGGCGCGCAGCGCCGTGAACCAGACGCTCGGTGCGGTTTCGCGCAGCGCACGGGCGAAGGGCTCCAGCTTGACCTCTTCGGTGAACGCCGCATGGCGCGGGTCATCCAGTGCCGGTGTCGGGCCGTCGATGGCTTCGCGGTGAGCGCGGCTGCGCTTGGGCAGGTAGGTGATCAGGTTGAGGCCGAGCTGGCGGGTCACTTCGTCAGCGAACCTGTAGGTGGCGTCGGTGTTGTAGCCGCTGTCCATCCACACGATCGGGATGTCGGCCTTGGCCTGGCTGACCATGTGCAGGATGACGGCCTCGAACGGGCGGAAGTTGGTGGTGCAGATCGCTGGTTTACCCAGGCCGATCGCCCACTCGATCAGCTTTTCCGGCTGATTGGCGAATTCGGCGTTGAGTCTGTCCAGGTCGAGATCCATTGCGGGCTCCAGAGCATGTGGATGAGAGTGGCGATGGTAGCAAATCTGCGTGCTGGGCGGCGGCCGTATCGTCAAG encodes:
- a CDS encoding phosphoadenosine phosphosulfate reductase domain-containing protein produces the protein MDLDLDRLNAEFANQPEKLIEWAIGLGKPAICTTNFRPFEAVILHMVSQAKADIPIVWMDSGYNTDATYRFADEVTRQLGLNLITYLPKRSRAHREAIDGPTPALDDPRHAAFTEEVKLEPFARALRETAPSVWFTALRATDTAVRAQMQPVSINPDGLIKVAPLLHWSSKDLYQYLTAHGLPNNFDYFDPTKGEDNRECGLHLSH